The sequence below is a genomic window from Harmonia axyridis chromosome 1, icHarAxyr1.1, whole genome shotgun sequence.
GTCGACTTGAATAGCCCGAAATCGTGAATGGCAACTAGCACTTGTTAACATCCGGTGGTGTTGTGAGATATTCGTCAGCCCTCTTGTGATCGTTCAGAGCCTTCACCGTTGTCTGATCGACGGGCAGTTCCGATTTACGACGCACCAGCGGTCTCGTcatgtttctacctcctttcttCACCTGCATTAACAAGACCACTATTTCAATACTAGGAATGGTAGATtgcatatacaaggtgttcctaaattggaggtacaactGTAAATGAGATTCCTTGTATAATTTTAAGATAAAAacgtcccataaacatgggcccgcctatgccaaattcaagttgaatatcttgtggagggGAGATAtgtgaaaaaacttgaaaaaaaaaatcaaactttaacaacCAGTATCTCTAAAACGGAGCATTTGCCTATgattataggactttttctttttaaaattatctgaagtatctctcattttcatttgtacctccaatttaggaagacCCTGTATCTTTTTGTCAAATTGATGCATATTAttcttaaaatatttattaagaatttCAATGAACAGGACAATATTTTTATACTGTAAAATAACCTATTTGTGAAATATAACTATATTTCCACGAACCATTTTTTGAGTATCCTTCCCCccttttaatattttcatatttttatgaatCTAGATAATAAAAACCAGTTCTAACTGAACTAAATTCATAcattccaaataaataaaaatgttagtgcattaaaataaataactgaGAAATTTTAGTATTACCACAATATTAACctcaaattaatgaaaatattagcaTTGAAACTCACATCTATAGCCTCCTGTTCCATATTTTCTAAATGCACTTCATCGTCTTGATCTGGACTAGTTATCACATTATTGATGTTCATGTTTTCAAGCTCGTTTCTAAGTTGCTCAAATTCGGGCCTGGATGCTGCCAGGTTCTCCACACGGCCCCAAAGTTCCTGCCTTTGATGTTGCCGTTCTCTttctctgaaaattcaatacatATAGTCATTTGATCCAGAATGATTATGTGAAAGTTACtgaagaaaaacaaatattcgTTTGGAACTTTAACAGCCTATATGATTTTACAATTGTGAAACCAATACCATCAAATAAACAAATTGGTTCATTTgatgagagaaatcaatggttAAATTTTATGTACAACCACATAAGTGTAGTTTtgaatgagataaaaaaatcttaaataTAATGAAAAGATAATGATAAGCAATAATctgttttttataaaataaactataataaaaataaggaaaacaAAGAACACAAATTGGAGAATGATGAAATGTACAAGACTGCTTCACGTATGCTGGTCTTTGGATTTTGTGACTTATACATTGAGCAAAATTGAAAAGTAAACCATTTTTCACAGCAATTATAAGTAAGGACCAGGCAGCAGCAATGGAAACATTTGCACCGGTTGATttctctgaatttttcgtattttgtagaatatgacctcctgaacaagaaagtcaATGGCTCTAACTCAATCATATGACTAATTTTCAAGATATATGTAGAGTGTTGAAAAGTGGCATTTCCATTTTCTGGCTTTTTGTAAGAATTCATTTATAATAgtgtagaaggcattgatattcttccacaagttcaaaattcaaatgggCCACGAAGTgacaagtttttgaatgaatgagtaTCAGAGTGAGCTTtctatattttctttaattcattgaattttcattaaaataaatcaaaaacctTCATAAATATCGTTTGGCGATTCTCGCAGTGAAAAATATGGTTGACAGAACTGTTTTCAGCattacaaatttgacagataatagataaatccctGACAGCAAAGTTACGAGTACCAACatgtaataatgaaatataaccatgaaatctatgCGAAACTAGATATTCCCGCACAATTTCTTTCTACAAGGTATGAGCAGAAGTATCAGATTTGCCactgaattagagaaattaaattAATCATTAGAGTATTTAATAGGCATTTCTGATAATTGAtctgaaaaagtagaaaatatcAATGGGAATGATCTCAGGTTAAGATTAAGGGTGAAAATCTTTGTTGCTTCCATGTCAACAGAATAATGGGGTAGGACTCACTTCTGTCTTTCCTGCCTGTACTGCTGAGTGCACTCATCAAACAATTTCTGGTTCATCTCCATGAAGAGCTTCAAGGCGTTATAAATCAGTCCATGAATGGTTTTGTTCCAATGGGTCTTGGAGTTCTTGTAGAGACTGTGGAACATGAGGGGAAGAATCTCGGCCGCATTCTCTGAGACCAGAGACATGACGTACTCGTTATTCCAATAGTAGAGGGCGCGCTCTGCCACCTGGAAATGCGGGGAACTGACGCACTTTGCTAGCTGCCTGAACAACGGAACCATGACCTTCTGAAACTCGGCTGGCTCTATCACATCCAATATTTCCTCGAGTTCATTCAAGAACATGACTTCCTTGGGACTGTGGGTCTTAGGCCAGTACTTGAGTAAGCTACGGATAACCGGTTGAGTCAAAGAAGGATCCTTCTCCAGAAACTGGACCACGCAATAGGCCAGTTGGGGATGGTAGACTGATAACGATTTCACCTTGTGTAAGGGCATAAGTACTCGTAGTAGGAAAACCTGCAGGATAATTGTGTTACTACCTGATATGTTGTTTTGATATTTCTataaaatcaaatcaatcaaatcaatttattcaGGAGAGTAATATACAAACAAAGTAAAAATGTTAAAGATGAAGAATGATTATTATGTTCTTGGACGTTTCTTCAAAATTACTACAATACTCATATTAAaattagaatagttatttataatacataaGTACAGAAGGCAttaatattcttccacaagttaaaaattcaatcagatcaattaaatgaacgagtgttagaatgagccctGTACAgatgtatagggtgtcccaaacttGATGCTCACtgaagtaccaacatataatagtGAAATATATCTaagaaatctgtgtgaaactgaggtATTGCCAcccgattttgttctacaaggtgaAGGTGTGGCGCAGAATGAACAGATTTGAAACGGAATTAGGGAAAATAATATTCCCATGTCAAAAGAACTGATTGTCAATGTTAGATGACAGAttttttctactgaaaaaaCAGAGCAActacaaaacaaaacaaaaatataaagaatGCTCACCTTATGTTCATCCTTTAACGGTAGAGCAAAACCGTTGATAATTGAACCCAAAATTTCGAGCAATTCTGCTATACCATTGTGATGTTCGGTTTCATAGATGAATCGATAGAAaatattgttgatttgcttCCGTATGAAAGCTCTCAGTCCTAAAAATTTACCGTAGATCCTATGCAAAGTAGTTTTCAACAAGTCTCTTTCTCTTGGATCTTCTGAATCAAATAGTTCAAGTAACTGAAGAACAAACTTCTGGTCAATATATCTGTGAAAGAAAAAAGATGTCAGCAACGCTTTAACCAACATTGAATTATCATAGATAATAAGAAAAGTTGTTTTTACCTTTTTGCTACGTTAGGCTGGAAGTCTTGTGCTTCTAGCACCCTTAGGAATAATTCATATACCAACTGAAGATGGGGCCAAGCAGCCTCCAGAGTGGGTTCATCTTCTTCAGGGTCAAACTCGGCCCCATTTGGATTTGATGAAGGCGGTAGAGTTCGGAAGAGATTCACAGCAAACTGAAAAATCACTTTTGGTTTACCTTATGTAtacataaatttattttattcggCACATGTTTAAGTTCACGTCAATAGTAAGCacatgtatagtatatccaaagtatCTTGtactagtccataaaaatgcttggccagatgtccatttgaagtggataccgcgatccgctaaataccagggtttatttgaaagtattcttAGGCAATAAATTCGGTGGCCCCAAAGCAATTTCTGGAATCTTGGACAACCCTTGCATAAACGAAATATTCtgacttcctccaagtgactttggatatactatacagtagtgaatatacaagttatttatcattttttcagTTTCAGCTCAGGTAAAAAGTTATAAGCATTTAATAATTCCACAATGGGCTAATACACTCCTATCCTTTCGATGTTCACACTATCCATATAATATTGATAGATAATCAAATTCATACAGGATATTGATCTACATATATTGTTACCTGATGATGGTCAATTTACCTTTAAACTTGGAATTTTCTCTGTCCAATTTAAAAATCATGGAATAGAGAAAAATGTTAAATAAAGTATTATCATGTCACATTAGAGCGAAGAAATGCTAGTCAATTTTAATGGTCTTCACAGATGATTAGCTTTTCGAAGTATTTTCTTTTAAATAGAAATCAGTTTTACTTTTGAAATCcaatattatatgaatttttgtacTAAAAAACCTGCCACGGAAAGCCATCGTCCTTCTCACTGCCCTATATAACAGAATTTTAGGAATATGCAGTGGAAACTCCCAAAAGTGATCATGGTACTGTATAAGCAGATTGTAAATATGCAATAAACAGTTAAAATAATCACCATATGAACAGCTTCAGGATATATGGCCTCTGTAATGACTCCCTTCTGTTGGGTAACATACTCCACCATCTCCTGGAGAGCTGTACGTTTCACTTCTTTCCATTTGAGGTCAGACAGGGGATCAGTGACAAAATCGAAGAGGACACAACATTGCCTCAATTTTTGGACAAATAATTCCTCTCTGTCAGAAGGTGCAGCTTCTGCAAAAGATAGTTTGTCATTATAAAAATGGTGGAAAAAGTGAAATGAATCGCCTCACCATCTGTAGACATAATTTTTGAATACAATATTATAGATAGAAGATCATGATAGAAatctatttgaaataaataatatgtgTTTATGCTTATGTAAATCTTTAAATGATTATTACTTCTATGTGAAATTTTCTATCCTTTTTTGCAATTCAAAGTGTTCATGTGACAAACATGAAATGAATACAGAATTTTCGGTAAATAGGTGTTATCcattttcatagtttttaaatgGATTAAATGCAGTCTATCTAAAAATATAGTTACTTTACTTCTGTAGGTATGTTGACATTTCGAttaccattttatttttttgtttcttggAAATTACTTCAAGTTTCTTATTAGTATTTATATAAAATACATAAACTGTTTAATTTTCATACGTAAAAATAAACCAATTTACAGACGTGCATACGCGCAAGTCCAAAATGCATAGAACATAGAACTAAATATATTCTATGAATCTTGCGCACGATTACAATTTCCCTTTAAAGATTACTTTGAGTACTCGAGTATAACTTTGGGCAGTACCGACTACCGTCTATAGTTGCAAGTATGAAGTTTGCGGTCAGATTGTAATTTTAGTCACAACTCATAAATGTTCATAAAGGGATTTTGGTAGTAACATTTGAAGATTTTATAACTTGATTTCACTAACGACTTATAAGAGGCCATCTTGATTGTATATCGCAggcattttttaaaaatttctgcTTGGAATTTTGTAACTTTATATTCACCTTGCAACGAGGGTAGAGGTCCTATCGACTGAAGTATCATCACAGCGTTGACGTTCTTGTTGCGCTGTAGGGTTCCGTACGAGACCAGACCGTTCTTGGCGGCGACGGGATCAATCATTTTCGCGAAACCGTTACTGTCCTTCCCGTAAAAACCGCCACTGTTCGCGCTTCCATCCAATGATGTCATCTTGAGGAATTGTCCGTGTACCTGTGGGGGCGAGTTACGAGAGGTTAGGTAGAAGaccgacagaaaaaaaaaccgaatcAGTTTTTGTGGTTTATTTTATGTAGTTACGACGGTTTTTTGAAAATCTCGGAAGCGAAATTAgatttatttacggatgaaaaatgaaatattgggcTGTGTATTTTTATTCTGCTTCTTCTTATTGAAACGAACGCCGTACTGTTTATTCATCGTATCTTCAGGAAGATGGCGCCCTGGTTAATTTTATCAGATATTTTACGAGTTTTCAAGGTAATGttttgattattaattttagTAATGATGTCAAGTTGTTAGGCGACATTCAGAGAGAAATATTTGAGTTTGAAAAGATTGGATTAGGACTCCAGTATTTGGAATTCTTTTAATGATACTCGGAAGATTAGAAAAGTTTCTGGATCCTGTTATGTTTTATACCCCATATCGAAAGAAAAGTAATCAGACGAAGACATTTCATTCAATCTATTGTATCTTTTCATATATAAATACGAAAATCGATTGGCCGATTTGAAGGGTTTATTATCATGTTTACCTTAGAATCAATAATAGATTTTGTTGTTTGCTATTTCTCAGACGCAGTTTCGTATGAAAACTCGGTTCGATTGATACCAGTTTCTCATTAGCAATCTCGATTTCAGGAAATTAAATTGTTCGTCACAATACTTGAATTGTGTTGTATCTCTAGAACGGCTCATccaatcgaaaaaacacaaggaacatttttcacgtaaaatctttcgaaaattttcttcgatattagaaaaaataataaacattagTTTTATGCATTAcccttcaaaatttttttgtgaggAAAATATAATCAGCATAAGATTTGCCGTGATAAGTTGCGTCTATGACCAAGTTTCCATTAAAATCTATGGAAGCGTACAAACGTTATTGCACAAAATGTATGATTAAAATGAAGACTTTGGATGGCTGTAATTCGAATAGAATAGGAAGCATTTTCGGATAAATGTTTATGCgagcttttttttattttgatgaaactATCACCCTATATACTATCAGTAGTTCTAATGGAATGATGTCGAGAAAGACCGAATCGAATATGTTTTGAAAGCACTGTGTAGTCAAGGTCAAagcaaaatattaagaaaatttcGAAGACATGTTCGACACGATCCGAAAATCGATCGAGAAAAGCGAATCTGGGTTAGGACAGGTCAGTTAAGTT
It includes:
- the LOC123677203 gene encoding serine/threonine-protein phosphatase 2A 56 kDa regulatory subunit gamma isoform-like isoform X4; its protein translation is MALGGIFRRRKRSTGDGPKTNSMVTGPPPPTPLNKTKITAGAVQGPLIKKDKRHSSSRFNISKNCELEVLPNLKEAAPSDREELFVQKLRQCCVLFDFVTDPLSDLKWKEVKRTALQEMVEYVTQQKGVITEAIYPEAVHMFAVNLFRTLPPSSNPNGAEFDPEEDEPTLEAAWPHLQLVYELFLRVLEAQDFQPNVAKRYIDQKFVLQLLELFDSEDPRERDLLKTTLHRIYGKFLGLRAFIRKQINNIFYRFIYETEHHNGIAELLEILGSIINGFALPLKDEHKVFLLRVLMPLHKVKSLSVYHPQLAYCVVQFLEKDPSLTQPVIRSLLKYWPKTHSPKEVMFLNELEEILDVIEPAEFQKVMVPLFRQLAKCVSSPHFQVAERALYYWNNEYVMSLVSENAAEILPLMFHSLYKNSKTHWNKTIHGLIYNALKLFMEMNQKLFDECTQQYRQERQKERERQHQRQELWGRVENLAASRPEFEQLRNELENMNINNVITSPDQDDEVHLENMEQEAIDVKKGGRNMTRPLVRRKSELPVDQTTVKALNDHKRADEYLTTPPDVNKC
- the LOC123677203 gene encoding serine/threonine-protein phosphatase 2A 56 kDa regulatory subunit gamma isoform-like isoform X1, which gives rise to MVHSTFAATGQKDPSCCSPLGIPKSPSFHSGLDLVASASVDSLKTLQHLNASSQQQLNYWGSETREVHGQFLKMTSLDGSANSGGFYGKDSNGFAKMIDPVAAKNGLVSYGTLQRNKNVNAVMILQSIGPLPSLQEAAPSDREELFVQKLRQCCVLFDFVTDPLSDLKWKEVKRTALQEMVEYVTQQKGVITEAIYPEAVHMFAVNLFRTLPPSSNPNGAEFDPEEDEPTLEAAWPHLQLVYELFLRVLEAQDFQPNVAKRYIDQKFVLQLLELFDSEDPRERDLLKTTLHRIYGKFLGLRAFIRKQINNIFYRFIYETEHHNGIAELLEILGSIINGFALPLKDEHKVFLLRVLMPLHKVKSLSVYHPQLAYCVVQFLEKDPSLTQPVIRSLLKYWPKTHSPKEVMFLNELEEILDVIEPAEFQKVMVPLFRQLAKCVSSPHFQVAERALYYWNNEYVMSLVSENAAEILPLMFHSLYKNSKTHWNKTIHGLIYNALKLFMEMNQKLFDECTQQYRQERQKERERQHQRQELWGRVENLAASRPEFEQLRNELENMNINNVITSPDQDDEVHLENMEQEAIDVKKGGRNMTRPLVRRKSELPVDQTTVKALNDHKRADEYLTTPPDVNKC
- the LOC123677203 gene encoding serine/threonine-protein phosphatase 2A 56 kDa regulatory subunit gamma isoform-like isoform X2: MVHSTFAATGQKDPSCCSPLGIPKSPSFHSGLDLVASASVDSLKTLQHLNASSQQQLNYWGSETREVHGQFLKMTSLDGSANSGGFYGKDSNGFAKMIDPVAAKNGLVSYGTLQRNKNVNAVMILQSIGPLPSLQEAAPSDREELFVQKLRQCCVLFDFVTDPLSDLKWKEVKRTALQEMVEYVTQQKGVITEAIYPEAVHMFAVNLFRTLPPSSNPNGAEFDPEEDEPTLEAAWPHLQLVYELFLRVLEAQDFQPNVAKRYIDQKFVLQLLELFDSEDPRERDLLKTTLHRIYGKFLGLRAFIRKQINNIFYRFIYETEHHNGIAELLEILGSIINGFALPLKDEHKVFLLRVLMPLHKVKSLSVYHPQLAYCVVQFLEKDPSLTQPVIRSLLKYWPKTHSPKEVMFLNELEEILDVIEPAEFQKVMVPLFRQLAKCVSSPHFQVAERALYYWNNEYVMSLVSENAAEILPLMFHSLYKNSKTHWNKTIHGLIYNALKLFMEMNQKLFDECTQQYRQERQKERERQHQRQELWGRVENLAASRPEFEQLRNELENMNINNVITSPDQDDEVHLENMEQEAIDWSC
- the LOC123677203 gene encoding serine/threonine-protein phosphatase 2A 56 kDa regulatory subunit gamma isoform-like isoform X3 — protein: MDPNPKTKPEVQRNGDNSEEPKTNSMVTGPPPPTPLNKTKITAGAVQGPLIKKDKRHSSSRFNISKNCELEVLPNLKEAAPSDREELFVQKLRQCCVLFDFVTDPLSDLKWKEVKRTALQEMVEYVTQQKGVITEAIYPEAVHMFAVNLFRTLPPSSNPNGAEFDPEEDEPTLEAAWPHLQLVYELFLRVLEAQDFQPNVAKRYIDQKFVLQLLELFDSEDPRERDLLKTTLHRIYGKFLGLRAFIRKQINNIFYRFIYETEHHNGIAELLEILGSIINGFALPLKDEHKVFLLRVLMPLHKVKSLSVYHPQLAYCVVQFLEKDPSLTQPVIRSLLKYWPKTHSPKEVMFLNELEEILDVIEPAEFQKVMVPLFRQLAKCVSSPHFQVAERALYYWNNEYVMSLVSENAAEILPLMFHSLYKNSKTHWNKTIHGLIYNALKLFMEMNQKLFDECTQQYRQERQKERERQHQRQELWGRVENLAASRPEFEQLRNELENMNINNVITSPDQDDEVHLENMEQEAIDVKKGGRNMTRPLVRRKSELPVDQTTVKALNDHKRADEYLTTPPDVNKC